GTCCCAGCTGACAAGTAGAGGATTTCATTGTTTTGTCTTACCTTGGCATAGTCGAGGTCTGGATGAACTGCTAGTGCGACATTGCCCGCTAGCGTCCAAGGAGTGGTTGTCCATACCATCATGTACTCGCCTTCACGCTCCAATATTGGTAGCTTAAGGTATACCGACGTGTGAGTCATTTCGCGGTAGGAATCAATCAGTTCATGCTGAGAAAGCGAAGTGCCGCATCGAACACACCAAGGCATAGCCCGTTGGCCCTTATAAAGCCAACCTCTCTCATGGCAGGTTTTCAGAAAATGCCAGATGTATTCGATGTTGGTGTCAGTATACGTGAAATACGAATTTTCCCAGTCCATCCACTGGCCAAGCCGCTTTGATTGCTCGGTTTGTATTGCAGAAAATTTCTCCACGCGTTTCCGGCATGCCTCAGCGAAGCGGTCTAGCCCATATTCAAGGATTTCACGCTTGGAGTTTAAGCCTAGTTCTTTCTCAACTTCGACCTCGACCCAAAGACCTTGGCAGTCAAAGCCGTTCTGATAGCGCTGATCATAACCTTGCATTGCCTTAAAGCGCTGGAAGATGTCTTTGTAGGTTCGGCCCCAAGCATGGTGGACCCCCATAGGGTTGTTCGCTGTTATAGGGCCATCAATGAACGACCAATGCTTTCGGCCATGGTTCTTTTGCCTTAATTTATCGAATATTCGTCTTTCTTCCCAGAATTTTAGTACTTCGTGTTCCATCTCTGGAAAGTTCAGACTGCTCTTTACTTCTTTAAACATCGAACGACCCCCAAGAGCTAGAATGACTTAGTATCGGGACAGCTAATTTGAAATAAAATAGCCTCTCGACCCACTAACGGGACGAGAGGCATAAGCCTTCGTGGTACCACCCATTTTCGCCAACGGCTCGCGCCGCTGACCTCGCAGAGAACTAGGAACCAGCGAATAACGAGAAAAATCTAGATTTATACGTTATTCATTGCATCCCGACATTCTCTTGCTCTGTAACGGGAGCTCCCGTGAACGACTAATGGCAAACACAACATCCACGCTAGCTACTCTTTCGACCGAAATGGTTACTAGTTGTGCTTGCTTTCGCCGTTCCAGCTCGAAGGTGATATTCCCCGCCGACATTGGGTTCCGGTTCTCAGCTGCCCCGGTTCTCTGTAACCATGTCGCTAATTCGAACACTTTAGCATAATACTGCGCATATTAATTTGTGATTCGAATTCCCAGGCATATCCTGGAGCGGGTACTCGTCCTCGTCTTCGCCTTTTTCGGTTTTAAGTTGACTTAGCTGCTCATTATACTTTTTAAAATGTTGTTTTGTCAACAACATCAATGACTCTACAGTAGAATGCTGTCATTGCGATATATTCCGCTTACCAAAGCCCAGTTTTCGTTCTTAAAAGTTAAATATCTTTCTAAACCTTCGTTTCCGACCTCCAGTCGAGCGCGAACCTTTCCGACAATATTGATTGAGCCTCCTGGCAAATTTCATAGGATTGACAGCAAAGGAGACAAGGATGCCGCAGTTGAGAAAAAACCCGGTAACGAGGGAATGGGTGATCATAGCCACCGAGCGTAGCAAGAGACCATCCGATTTTTCCCAAGCCGAGAATACCTCACAAAGACCGGCATTCAGCGCCACTTGCCCGTTTTGCCCAGGGAATGAGGAAATGACTCCGCCTGAGGTGCTGGCTTTCCGTCCTCCGGGAAGTCCACCTAACAGCCCAGGTTGGTGGGTGAGGGTGGTATCAAATAAATTCCCTGCACTGGCTATTGAGGGAGACCTCGACCGGGGTGGCGTTGGGATGTATGATTTCATGAATGCAGTAGGGGCACATGAGGTAATCATTGAGACTCCGGAGCACGACAAGTGCATGGCTACCATATCATCTCGCCAAGCGCAGGAAGTATGGTGGGCTTGCCACCAAAGAATACATGACTTGAGGAAAGATCCTAGATTCAAGTATATCCTAATATTCCGCAATCATGGGAAGGTAGCCGGCGCATCTCTTGAACATCCTCATTCCCAACTGATTGCCCTGCCCATGGTTCCGATGGAAGTGAAACAGGAAATTGTTGGCGCCGAAAGATACTATGACTATCATGATAGATGCATCTTTTGCGACATGATTCGCCAGGAGCTCAACTTTGGTCAAAGAGTGATTGTGGAGACAGAAGACTTCATTGCATTTGAGCCGTTTGCGCCAAAATTTCCGTTTGAAACCTGGATCATGCCGAAGAGGCACTATAAGTCATTTGCCGAGAGCCAAGAGATAATTCCTGCATTCGCAGATGTAGTCCAGAGAGC
The genomic region above belongs to Armatimonadota bacterium and contains:
- the galT gene encoding galactose-1-phosphate uridylyltransferase, with amino-acid sequence MPQLRKNPVTREWVIIATERSKRPSDFSQAENTSQRPAFSATCPFCPGNEEMTPPEVLAFRPPGSPPNSPGWWVRVVSNKFPALAIEGDLDRGGVGMYDFMNAVGAHEVIIETPEHDKCMATISSRQAQEVWWACHQRIHDLRKDPRFKYILIFRNHGKVAGASLEHPHSQLIALPMVPMEVKQEIVGAERYYDYHDRCIFCDMIRQELNFGQRVIVETEDFIAFEPFAPKFPFETWIMPKRHYKSFAESQEIIPAFADVVQRALQMIGKCLNYPPYNYTLHTAPFDAEKDHTFHWHLEIAPRLTIAAGFEMGTGIYINVTAPEDAAKHLRDAAKQLDNTDGKSDTEKDKAEVCVH